The Tolypothrix sp. PCC 7712 region TTCACCACCGATATTAAATTGTCCAGCTCGTAATGCTACCAATACCCCCAAGCTGGTGAACAATAGCGGTGTCATTTTGGTGAGGGTGTTACCAAAACCAAAGTAGCTGGAAAGAGATTCTTGGAATAAAGCTGTGTACGCAGTGAGGGGATTTGCCCCAGCTAGGAGGATGAGGATAGCACCGACGAGTAGAGCAGATGTAATAGCAATTAGCGGTGATAGGATTGGGAGCAGAAATTTCATGCGATTATTTGCGATCGTTTTGTCATCTTTGCCAACCCTCAGCTTCAGAAATGAGTATAAAATAATATCTCGATTAGAAACCATGAAAAAACTTTTGCTATGAATACCTCAACAGCGAAGTTTTGCCATGACTAGCAATACTATTCCTCACAAGAGTGATTGCTCTAAATTTATACAGAGTATTGTATCCCCATTTGCGTTATAGAGGTTATTGATGAATGTTAGGGATGTGAAATTACAAGTTAGCCACTCATGGGAAAAGGTAACAACCAAACATGAAAAATTCTCTTCTCTAGCGTCTCGTTTCTAGTCTCTATATCCTATTTTTAAGCTAGTATGAGAAACCTATATTACTGCTCTAGGTTTCTAGTCAGCTATAATGTAACAAATTAAATGTCAGCCAACTTATTAATTTTTTAAAAAGTCTATAGTAAATCAAAAATATTTTTACAACCTATTTTATGTAAAGGATTCTAGTTTTCATGTAATCTAAAATCCCCCACTATTTAACGCTTATTTATAGCCGATTATGGTATTAGGAATTTGTTGTTACTTCTCTTTTGATAAATAAAGCCCGATAAACAGGCTCACCTTTGTTTTGAGTAGCTGTTTCTCGTTCTGTAGCTACGGGTAGAGGATTTTCTGTCAGCCATTCTTCAGCACTCAATTTCTGAAATGCTGGATTTTCGGCAAAAATATTCCGCATTTCTATTGCTAAAAACTCTATATCTGATTGCAAAAATACAACCCCGCCAACAGCCAAATAATTCGCTAACTCTGCCACTAATTCTGGTTGCACTATTCGCCGTTTCGCATGGCGAGTTTTAAACCAAGGATCGGGAAATTGAATTGTGACACGTTGTAAGATACCTGGTGGCAAGACAGATAAAAGTGGCTGTAAAGATTTATTTACATTGCAAAATAAATAATGGAGATTTGTTAATCCTAAATCTGTAGATAAATGATTTGCCTCTACCACTAAGGGTTCTCGAATTTCTAAACCGAGAAAATTCCACTCAGGTTCTATTTTTGCCATATTCAACAAAAACCTTCCCCTAGCACAGCCAATATCTAAATGTAATGGTTGGTAAGGCTGGGTATATACTTTGTCCCAATCAAGAGTACTGATTGCTTTTTGATACCTTTGGGCAAGGGGATTAACATGTTGACGTACTCGCACAGCGGCCAAAATAGATTCTCCTTCACACGATGATCTCAAACAACAAGGCTGTAATTGCCTGATTGTAATTAGCAATTAACCAATATTTTATCTTAAACAAGAATACTCGAGAAAAGAGCAACGTCAATTTGTTGAAAAATTTGTTTGCTCTTTATCATCTATATTTGAATAGCTCTAACATTATGAATGGCCGATGCCAGACAATCTACTTTATATTTCATTGATATAATTGCCTCATCAGCTAAAAAATCAATAAAGATTTAGCAAAATATCGGGATTGGTGATTAGTAAACATCAAAAAAAACAGCGGACAGCATTGGCTGCATCTATAACATAATTAAAAGTATTTCTTCTATCGGAGAATTTTTTACTATAGACTTCACAGAGATACGAACTACTGGCTGTAAGACTTTCATCAGTAACACTCATCAACTATATTCACAAAGACTGATGAAAAGTTTGATCCTTGGTGTCTACTCTACTCTAATAACTACCACAAGCGACGTAAAACCACCTTGAAGGGTTCCACAACAACCCTAAATCTGCAAAAATGGTTCTGGTAAAATCAGTCTGTTGAATAGCATATATGCCTGATTTTTAAGATAAATCTCATGCAGTTATCGGCAACGATTAATGTGTAGAAATGTTAAGGCTTGACGCTTCAAAGCAGGTTAACAAAGCACAAGTTATACTCTTGGGAAAAGGCTTGTTTTAAACCCTAATTTTATAAACTATCGTGAAATCAATGGCTCTAAATTTTCGGTTTGCCATAGTTAGCGATTTACATATCGCACTAACCCACACAATTTGGGATCATCCCAGCCGCTTTCATCTAGTGGAAGTTAGCATCCCTGCTTTTGAAAGCATATTAGAACATTTAACACAGCTCGACTTAGATTTTCTCTTAATCCCAGGAGACTTAACGCAACATGGCGAACCAGAAAACCATGCTTGGTTACAACAACGTTTAGCTAAGTTACCTTTTCCTGCCTATGTTGTACCTGGAAATCACGATGTTCCTGTGTTGATGGCTGATGAACAATCGATCGCCTTTGCTGATTTTCCCTACTACTACCGCAAGTTTGGTTATGACAATCCCCAGCAACCTTATTACACAACTGAGTTGCTACCTGGAGTCAGACTAATTGGCTTAAATTCTAATACTTTTAACGAACAAGGTCAGCAAATAGGGCGTTTAGATGATCAACAGTTCCAGTGGTTAGAAGAAGTACTAGCAAAAGTCAAAGATGAATTAGTTTTGGTGATGGTGCATCACAATGTAGTTGAGCATCTACCCGATCAATTACGCCATCCGATGGCAAATCGCTATATGTTGGAAAATGCCAGAGAATTAGTGCAATTGCTCAAACGCTACAACGTAAATTTAGTATTTACTGGGCATTTACACGTACAGGATGT contains the following coding sequences:
- the trmB gene encoding tRNA (guanosine(46)-N7)-methyltransferase TrmB; its protein translation is MAAVRVRQHVNPLAQRYQKAISTLDWDKVYTQPYQPLHLDIGCARGRFLLNMAKIEPEWNFLGLEIREPLVVEANHLSTDLGLTNLHYLFCNVNKSLQPLLSVLPPGILQRVTIQFPDPWFKTRHAKRRIVQPELVAELANYLAVGGVVFLQSDIEFLAIEMRNIFAENPAFQKLSAEEWLTENPLPVATERETATQNKGEPVYRALFIKREVTTNS
- a CDS encoding metallophosphoesterase family protein translates to MALNFRFAIVSDLHIALTHTIWDHPSRFHLVEVSIPAFESILEHLTQLDLDFLLIPGDLTQHGEPENHAWLQQRLAKLPFPAYVVPGNHDVPVLMADEQSIAFADFPYYYRKFGYDNPQQPYYTTELLPGVRLIGLNSNTFNEQGQQIGRLDDQQFQWLEEVLAKVKDELVLVMVHHNVVEHLPDQLRHPMANRYMLENARELVQLLKRYNVNLVFTGHLHVQDVACSEGVYDITTGSLVSYPHPYRTLEYHRDNYGRQWLQILSHRVEAVPDFPNLQQLSKEWMGDRSFPFLIKLLTLPPLNLPIDQAKELAPSLRDFWATIADGDALLDFPQFPHKVRHYIQKYGAIANSGTPTLIDNNSTILLPR